A window from Thermoplasma sp. Kam2015 encodes these proteins:
- a CDS encoding sulfurtransferase TusA family protein — protein MDVKPDRVIDARGSYCPGPLMELIKAYKQAKVGEVISVYSTDAGTKKDAPAWIQKSGQELVGVFDRNGYYEIVMK, from the coding sequence GTCATAGATGCGAGGGGCAGCTACTGCCCAGGACCGCTCATGGAGCTGATAAAGGCCTACAAGCAGGCGAAGGTTGGAGAAGTCATATCCGTGTACTCCACGGATGCAGGAACGAAGAAGGATGCGCCTGCATGGATACAGAAGTCAGGCCAGGAGCTGGTCGGAGTATTCGACAGAAACGGATACTACGAGATTGTGATGAAGAA